A window of the Brassica napus cultivar Da-Ae chromosome C5, Da-Ae, whole genome shotgun sequence genome harbors these coding sequences:
- the LOC106356677 gene encoding bromodomain-containing protein DDB_G0280777, whose amino-acid sequence MNTCTSPSPSSNTAPMPPPTSNPLKLFVEDIEKSQTLTLYEKYVKIQMYLVSLKEEMSKIKDLGLPNSKRILDHAIKTLEVEHNSVSEKLKNVTNQTGVTNVGVFPEEMIRVSQKPSPNPTNTVLQAPQISMQSQQGTWHRGLGQQGSLQTIMQQQRYQMLQLRQARRQQEQQQQGLLQPQVMKPSQLQQQMIQQQQQIRQAQMQQLLQPQIMKLNPTINEQSQLQQHRELLQQLGQQVFGQQE is encoded by the exons ATGAACACTTGcacatcaccatcaccatcatcaaACAC TGCTCCCATGCCACCACCAACGAGTAATCCATTGAAGTTGTTCGTGGAAGACATTGAAAAATCTCAAACGTTAACACTTTATGAAAAATACGTCAAGATCCAAATGTATCTTGTCTCTCTCAAGGAGGAGATGAGTAAGATCAAGGATCTCGGACTTCCTAACTCCAAACGAATCCTAGATCATG CTATCAAGACTCTTGAGGTGGAACATAACAGTGTTTCAGAAAAACTAAAGAATGTTACGAATCAAACAGGAGTTACAAATGTGGGCGTATTTCCGGAAGAGATGATAAGGGTCTCTCAGAAGCCAAGCCCAAACCCAACTAACACTGTGCTACAAGCACCACAAATATCGATGCAAAGTCAACAAGGAACATGGCATCGCGGATTAGGGCAACAAGGATCACTGCAAACAATAATGCAACAGCAAAGGTATCAAATGTTACAGCTACGTCAAGCAAGGCGACAGCAAGAGCAACAGCAGCAAGGGTTACTGCAACCACAAGTTATGAAACCAAGTCAACTGCAACAGCAAATgatacaacaacaacagcaaatAAGGCAAGCGCAAATGCAACAGCTACTGCAACCACAAATTATGAAACTGAACCCAACAATAAATGAACAAAGTCAACTGCAACAACATCGAGAATTACTGCAACAATTAGGGCAACAAGTATTCGGGCAACAAGAATGA
- the LOC106372759 gene encoding la-related protein 6C: MAQMHREDVESVTADKKVSDGGGGGGGGGSSGTQASSFKFNAEAPEFVPQSRAAVPTPQVSPISGYFYPCFHYSDGGGTAVGSQASDWFFVGEGDPAQHPHVHDPAAAFYVPSPAVQFPVNQNSSPSSSLLSDDLRLKIVKQVEYQFTDMSLLANESISKHMNKDPEGYVPISYIASTKKIKALTSNHHLVSLALRSSSKLVVSEDNKKVKRKVPFTDRDREDLQGRTVVAENLPDDHSYQNLEKIFGVVGNVKAIRICHPPESNSSRPKGDFLMSNKIHALIEYDHTVVADKAVEKLNDERNWRKGLRVRLLLRCSPKSVLKHRRNFDGILIDDESPYESGEDSPRLHLTEHQLDNEGDENTLGGLWGKGRGKGRGRSPRSYVVGGGERSFGIGMGLSLGPMSPSLGLHGSSSPKTATKGPRMPDGTRGFTMGRGKPVNLSLI; this comes from the exons ATGGCGCAGATGCACCGAGAAGATGTTGAATCCGTCACGGCGGATAAGAAAGTCTcagacggaggaggaggaggaggaggcggcGGATCTTCCGGCACTCAGGCGTCCTCGTTCAAATTCAACGCTGAAGCACCAGAGTTCGTACCACAATCGCGTGCCGCCGTACCTACACCGCAGGTTTCTCCGATCTCCGGTTACTTTTATCCTTGCTTTCACTACAGCGACGGAGGAGGGACGGCGGTCGGTTCTCAGGCGTCGGATTGGTTCTTCGTCGGAGAAGGAGATCCTGCTCAGCATCCACACGTTCACGATCCGGCGGCTGCGTTTTACGTTCCGAGCCCGGCGGTTCAGTTTCCGGTGAATcagaactcttctccttcttcttcgttGCTCTCTGATGATCTCCGCCTTAAGATCGTCAAACAG GTTGAGTACCAGTTCACGGATATGAGTCTCTTAGCTAATGAGTCCATCTCAAAGCACATGAACAAAGACCCTGAAGGTTATG TGCCAATATCTTACATTGCTTCCACCAAGAAGATCAAGGCTTTAACGAGTAACCACCACTTAGTTTCATTGGCTCTGCGCTCCTCCTCTAAGCTT GTTGTGAGTGAAGACAACAAGAAAGTTAAGCGTAAAGTTCCATTTACTGATAGAGACAGAGAGGATTTGCAG GGCCGGACCGTTGTTGCAGAGAATCTACCAGATGATCACTCCTACCAGAACCTTGAGAAGATCTTTGGAGTTGTTGGAAA CGTTAAAGCGATTAGAATCTGTCATCCTCCAGAATCAAACTCCTCTCGTCCAAAAGGAGATTTCTTGATGAGCAACAAA ATTCACGCACTGATCGAGTATGACCACACTGTTGTCGCGGACAAAGCT GTGGAGAAGCTGAACGATGAAAGAAACTGGAGGAAAGGACTTCGTGTGAGGCTGCTTCTTAGATGCTCG CCCAAATCAGTTCTCAAGCACAGAAGAAACTTTGATGGCATCCTCATAGATGATGAGAGTCCTTATGAATCAGGAGAAGACTCTCCACGTCTCCATTTAACCGAGCATCAGCTTGATAACGAG GGTGATGAGAACACTCTTGGAGGACTGTGGGGAAAAGGGAGAGGAAAAGGAAGAGGACGGTCTCCAAGAAGCTATGTGGTAGGAGGAGGAGAACGTAGCTTCGGTATTGGGATGGGACTCAGCCTTGGCCCAATGTCACCGAGTCTAGGTTTACACGGATCTTCGTCTCCAAAAACAGCAACAAAAGGACCAAGGATGCCTGATGGAACAAGAGGCTTCACCATGGGACGTGGCAAACCTGTCAATCTCAGTCTTATCTAA